One part of the Thermococcus litoralis DSM 5473 genome encodes these proteins:
- a CDS encoding HAD-IIA family hydrolase — MIGIIFDMDGVIYRGKEPIEGANEVIKFLKANKIPFIFLTNNSTRNARMYKEKLQKMGIDVEEEQIITSGYATAKYLSRNFERGNVFVIGGEGLLEEIKSIGWPVISVENAKERWREIKYVVVGLDPKLTYEKLKYGCLAIRNGALFIGTNPDTTYPSEEGILPGAGSIIAALKAATEREPLIIGKPNKPVFEVVKEKLNADEIWIVGDRLDTDIEFAKRINAKGIMVLTGVNTLEDIEKSKVKPDIVMPSIKELIKYLEVYLEECQRVNEHSHASGASKDL, encoded by the coding sequence ATGATCGGAATCATTTTTGACATGGACGGGGTAATCTACAGGGGAAAAGAACCCATTGAAGGAGCAAATGAGGTTATCAAGTTTTTAAAAGCGAATAAAATCCCATTCATTTTTCTCACCAATAACTCCACAAGAAATGCAAGAATGTACAAAGAAAAGCTCCAAAAGATGGGAATTGACGTTGAGGAAGAGCAAATAATAACCTCCGGTTATGCAACGGCTAAGTATTTGAGCAGAAACTTTGAGAGGGGCAACGTTTTTGTAATCGGTGGAGAAGGACTTCTGGAAGAGATAAAATCAATAGGCTGGCCCGTAATAAGCGTTGAAAACGCAAAGGAACGGTGGAGGGAAATAAAATACGTTGTAGTTGGTCTTGATCCAAAGCTGACCTACGAAAAGCTCAAATACGGCTGTTTGGCCATAAGAAATGGTGCGCTCTTTATAGGGACTAACCCCGACACAACTTACCCAAGCGAAGAGGGCATTTTGCCCGGGGCTGGTTCGATAATTGCCGCTCTAAAAGCTGCAACAGAGAGGGAACCCTTAATAATTGGCAAGCCCAACAAGCCAGTTTTTGAAGTTGTAAAAGAGAAGCTGAACGCCGATGAAATCTGGATTGTAGGGGATAGGTTGGACACAGATATAGAGTTTGCTAAGAGAATAAACGCCAAAGGGATAATGGTGCTCACAGGGGTTAATACACTCGAGGACATCGAAAAGAGCAAAGTAAAACCCGACATTGTTATGCCAAGCATTAAGGAGCTCATAAAATATCTGGAGGTCTACTTGGAAGAATGCCAAAGAGTAAATGAGCACTCTCATGCGAGCGGAGCATCGAAAGATTTATAA
- a CDS encoding TasA family protein has protein sequence MKRELGFILIGLLLGALGFKIGMAIFSDVSTSENNEISTGEFDIRISKTGNTFYNDLKLFEFDDLKPGDKVKVEFYIKNSGDFNISKILIIPHIQDLENGDLTDAEALVDSTSKGGELSKNLILEWIVITVENQTYTSSDYSGKTLFELNNQSISILTFPLAPSEVAKVSMFFLVNPNAGNEIQKDLCLVSLQIYAEQ, from the coding sequence ATGAAAAGAGAATTGGGATTTATACTCATAGGGCTTTTACTAGGCGCATTAGGCTTCAAGATAGGGATGGCAATATTCAGCGACGTGAGCACCTCAGAAAACAACGAAATTTCCACGGGAGAGTTTGACATCAGAATAAGCAAGACCGGAAACACTTTCTACAACGACTTAAAGCTGTTTGAGTTTGACGACTTAAAACCTGGAGATAAAGTAAAGGTGGAGTTCTACATAAAAAACAGCGGAGATTTTAATATCTCTAAGATACTGATAATTCCCCACATCCAAGACTTGGAAAATGGAGATCTCACCGATGCAGAGGCATTGGTAGACTCAACCTCTAAAGGAGGAGAGCTCAGCAAGAACCTTATACTGGAATGGATAGTCATAACGGTAGAAAACCAAACCTACACTTCAAGCGATTATTCTGGAAAGACCCTCTTCGAGTTAAACAACCAATCAATATCAATCCTCACCTTCCCTCTTGCGCCGTCAGAAGTAGCCAAGGTTTCGATGTTCTTCCTCGTGAACCCCAATGCAGGCAATGAGATCCAAAAAGACCTATGCTTAGTTTCCCTTCAAATTTACGCAGAGCAGTGA
- a CDS encoding glycosyltransferase family 2 protein, with amino-acid sequence MAVEVSVILPTMNEEDAVKITIPQIRETLERLNLPYEIIVVDKSTDETPKIAAELGAKVIRQKRKGYGDAYLEGFKVARGNYIVMLDPDGSYDPREIPKLLEPLLKGEADFVIGTRLKGVIKPGAMPWLHRYIGNPLLTKVLNIFFKVGVSDAHCGFRAITKDALQKLPLKCRGMEFASEMVIEAAKAGLRIREVPITYHPRIGESKLSSFRDGWRHLRLMLLYSPSYLFLLPGVFLIVFGIVLLAYAYNTNPLRIHTMILGSLLIIVGFQVINFGISGKVYAAKEGLDKPDKITKFFMRYSILEEGLVIGGILFVVGLILGIRIFLKWRATGYGELFEIKSAVIVLTLIALSIQLIFFSFFVSSLMLKEEL; translated from the coding sequence ATGGCGGTTGAGGTCTCTGTAATTTTACCCACAATGAATGAGGAAGATGCTGTGAAAATAACTATCCCGCAGATACGGGAAACCCTAGAGAGATTAAACCTTCCTTATGAGATAATTGTGGTGGATAAAAGCACTGATGAAACCCCAAAAATTGCGGCTGAATTAGGTGCAAAGGTAATTCGCCAGAAGAGAAAAGGTTATGGAGATGCCTATCTTGAGGGATTCAAAGTGGCAAGAGGGAATTACATTGTGATGCTTGATCCGGATGGGAGTTATGACCCTCGCGAGATTCCAAAGTTGTTGGAACCTCTACTAAAAGGTGAGGCAGATTTCGTCATTGGGACCAGGCTTAAGGGAGTTATTAAACCCGGTGCAATGCCATGGCTTCATAGATACATTGGTAATCCGCTCCTAACGAAGGTTCTCAATATATTTTTCAAGGTGGGAGTTTCTGATGCTCACTGTGGCTTCAGGGCAATAACAAAAGACGCGTTGCAAAAGCTTCCTCTAAAGTGTCGTGGGATGGAATTTGCAAGCGAAATGGTTATAGAAGCGGCAAAAGCTGGCTTGAGGATTCGAGAAGTTCCTATAACCTATCATCCAAGGATTGGAGAGTCTAAACTCAGTTCGTTTAGGGATGGGTGGAGACATTTAAGGCTGATGCTTCTGTATTCGCCGTCTTATCTTTTCTTGCTTCCGGGAGTGTTTTTGATTGTCTTTGGTATTGTTCTTTTGGCCTACGCTTACAATACCAACCCGCTGAGAATACATACTATGATTCTAGGAAGCCTTTTGATTATAGTGGGATTCCAGGTGATAAACTTTGGAATTTCGGGAAAAGTTTATGCCGCTAAGGAAGGATTAGATAAGCCTGATAAAATCACGAAGTTTTTCATGAGGTACTCAATTTTGGAAGAGGGTCTCGTGATTGGAGGAATATTGTTTGTTGTGGGTTTGATATTGGGGATTAGGATATTCTTGAAGTGGAGGGCTACTGGATATGGTGAGTTGTTTGAAATAAAATCTGCCGTAATAGTGCTAACGCTGATAGCCCTAAGTATCCAGCTGATATTTTTCTCGTTTTTTGTTAGTTCTCTAATGCTGAAGGAGGAACTCTAA
- a CDS encoding glycosyltransferase family 4 protein — translation MKILMVAPYFYPEGGGLERYAYEMAKELGEENEVVVICATKLKEMFEKIGGIKVLRKKPNFILSNTPIRVFLPFELLRMVKRQNFDVIIAHTPVPFFADVASLVAKLLKKPLIIVYHTGDLKKGSWVDFWAGLYERTVEKITLRNAEVVSVSRYVQRTLWEKGFYSKVKYPKIDEDFILAKPNFKGEGNTILFVGQLGKFHRWKNLELVLRALVFVKKELYDVKLVVVGSGDLIEWYKRLVKELNLEENVEFLGYVSKEELIRRYKSAKLLVLPSSKSEAFGIVVLEALALGTPVVVSKVGEFPVIVEDGKGGLLTGLDERDLAEKILFLLRNEKIRRKMAIIGRKTIKRFIS, via the coding sequence ATGAAGATTCTAATGGTTGCTCCTTATTTTTATCCAGAAGGGGGCGGACTGGAAAGGTATGCCTACGAAATGGCAAAAGAGCTTGGTGAAGAGAATGAAGTGGTTGTTATTTGTGCAACAAAACTAAAGGAAATGTTCGAAAAAATTGGCGGGATTAAAGTTTTAAGAAAAAAACCGAACTTTATTCTTTCAAACACTCCAATTAGAGTTTTCCTGCCCTTTGAGCTTTTGAGGATGGTGAAGAGACAGAATTTTGACGTTATAATTGCCCATACCCCAGTGCCGTTTTTTGCAGATGTGGCTTCTTTAGTTGCAAAGCTATTGAAAAAGCCTTTAATAATTGTTTATCATACCGGAGATCTAAAGAAAGGTTCTTGGGTCGATTTCTGGGCTGGATTGTATGAAAGAACGGTTGAAAAAATAACGCTTAGAAATGCTGAGGTAGTATCAGTTTCCCGCTATGTCCAGAGGACTTTATGGGAAAAGGGGTTTTATTCGAAAGTGAAATACCCAAAAATTGACGAAGATTTTATTCTCGCCAAGCCCAACTTTAAAGGTGAAGGGAATACCATTCTCTTTGTTGGGCAACTTGGTAAGTTTCACAGGTGGAAGAATCTGGAATTGGTGTTAAGAGCGTTGGTCTTTGTTAAAAAAGAACTTTATGACGTTAAACTTGTTGTAGTTGGTAGTGGAGATTTAATTGAATGGTACAAAAGGTTGGTCAAGGAGCTAAACTTGGAAGAAAACGTTGAATTTCTCGGATATGTAAGCAAAGAAGAACTGATACGTCGTTACAAATCAGCTAAACTCTTGGTTCTACCGTCGTCTAAAAGTGAGGCCTTTGGAATTGTTGTCCTGGAGGCTCTGGCGTTAGGAACCCCGGTTGTGGTTAGTAAAGTTGGAGAATTCCCAGTAATCGTTGAAGACGGAAAGGGTGGGCTTCTCACGGGATTGGATGAGAGAGACCTAGCTGAAAAAATTCTATTTTTGCTAAGGAATGAAAAAATAAGGAGAAAAATGGCAATAATTGGGAGAAAAACAATTAAGCGCTTCATTTCCTGA
- a CDS encoding ArnT family glycosyltransferase, translated as MENKNKLILLWFIIIFVPLFTLRLFQDEMLYLNISRKALHLEFLPRSSLVFILTSPLMAFGSVDLRVFLPRAATAFVTLMDIILIYSIAKRYYGEKTGFLSSLMFLFSFVALRYGARYTLEPWGTLFVLVTIYYFGEKPLTAALSIGLAFCARETWLTTYPFFLIYAWRKNRKEFPKILGVSALPIALNLLFMASISLYGSPLSYNARDALKWGINNVVLRLARGWLEFVFAYLLIVIGFLYGVKKDKFHRDILLLVLPSIITLNGVNGFILNGPFERYTFGPLALMSIFSGYGIIQLYNNLKSKTKLLNILAVEKWVTLFLIAQFIFFNIAVLELSDIGAKGIQDYGYWYDREVFEILEEKADLEEFFVGTPHPALLGFENWKWADRNIQKAVELDPDWLITFESWVNFRENPQEIEELEIYSAGPYLLIHAKEEGAIKKYVVSSDLKLWKFRK; from the coding sequence ATGGAGAACAAGAATAAACTAATCCTGCTTTGGTTCATTATAATTTTTGTTCCATTATTCACTTTAAGACTCTTTCAAGACGAGATGCTGTACCTAAACATATCAAGAAAAGCCCTTCACCTTGAATTCCTGCCTAGATCCTCACTCGTTTTCATCCTAACGTCCCCATTGATGGCATTTGGTAGCGTTGATCTTAGAGTATTTCTACCAAGAGCGGCAACCGCCTTTGTAACTCTAATGGACATAATCCTAATCTATAGCATAGCCAAAAGGTATTACGGAGAAAAAACCGGATTCTTAAGCTCTCTAATGTTCCTTTTTTCGTTTGTTGCCCTGAGGTACGGTGCAAGATATACTCTAGAACCATGGGGAACGCTCTTCGTACTCGTGACAATCTATTATTTCGGGGAGAAACCTCTTACAGCCGCTCTTTCAATTGGCTTGGCATTTTGTGCAAGAGAAACATGGCTTACAACATATCCCTTCTTTTTGATATATGCATGGAGAAAAAACAGAAAGGAATTCCCAAAAATCTTGGGGGTTTCAGCGCTGCCAATAGCTTTGAATTTGCTGTTTATGGCATCGATTAGCTTGTATGGGAGCCCTCTAAGCTACAATGCACGAGATGCCTTAAAGTGGGGGATCAACAACGTTGTGCTAAGGTTGGCGAGGGGATGGCTTGAATTTGTATTTGCTTATTTACTAATAGTTATTGGGTTTTTGTATGGGGTAAAGAAGGACAAATTCCACAGAGATATTTTGTTGTTGGTGCTGCCTTCCATAATAACCCTGAATGGGGTTAATGGTTTCATCCTTAACGGTCCGTTTGAGCGCTACACTTTTGGGCCTCTGGCCTTAATGAGCATCTTCTCTGGTTATGGGATAATCCAGCTTTACAACAATTTAAAATCCAAAACTAAACTTTTGAACATTTTGGCAGTAGAGAAATGGGTCACTTTATTTTTGATTGCCCAATTTATCTTTTTCAATATCGCTGTTCTAGAGCTCAGCGACATAGGGGCAAAGGGGATCCAGGACTACGGCTACTGGTACGATAGAGAAGTTTTCGAGATTTTAGAAGAAAAAGCTGATCTGGAGGAATTTTTCGTGGGAACCCCTCATCCGGCTCTCCTTGGTTTTGAGAATTGGAAGTGGGCAGATAGGAATATACAAAAGGCCGTAGAGCTCGACCCGGACTGGTTGATAACATTCGAAAGCTGGGTGAATTTTAGAGAAAATCCCCAAGAAATCGAGGAGTTAGAAATCTATTCTGCAGGCCCCTATTTGCTAATTCACGCCAAAGAAGAAGGTGCCATAAAGAAGTACGTCGTTTCAAGTGATTTAAAGCTCTGGAAATTCAGGAAATGA
- a CDS encoding PIN domain-containing protein: MDLRYKYKIKLPDTVITATALYHDLILVARNEKDFKKVKELKRVIAHHQENWG, encoded by the coding sequence ATAGACCTAAGGTATAAATATAAAATTAAGCTCCCGGATACAGTAATCACTGCAACAGCACTTTATCATGACTTAATCCTTGTAGCAAGAAATGAAAAAGACTTTAAGAAAGTTAAAGAATTGAAAAGGGTGATAGCACACCACCAAGAAAACTGGGGGTAA
- a CDS encoding DUF3368 domain-containing protein, whose amino-acid sequence MRIVFNTSPLIFLEKLKYLDKIFDVFSEVIIPKAVYDEIRAKNDESSKKIAELISMGKIKVLQVTAEGIVGLHKGETEAIILAKRNNCWVALDDLKARKVARSEGVKVIGTLGILKLLKELNLAKFEPEDLFKELTQVGFRIKKELFFEIFKD is encoded by the coding sequence GTGAGAATAGTCTTTAACACATCCCCACTAATCTTCTTAGAAAAGCTAAAATACCTCGACAAAATTTTTGATGTCTTTAGTGAGGTTATAATCCCAAAGGCAGTCTATGATGAAATTAGAGCAAAAAATGACGAATCCTCGAAGAAGATTGCTGAACTGATTAGCATGGGAAAAATTAAAGTTCTCCAAGTAACTGCAGAAGGGATTGTAGGTCTGCATAAAGGAGAAACCGAAGCAATAATTTTGGCAAAGAGGAATAACTGCTGGGTTGCTTTGGATGATTTAAAAGCTCGAAAAGTTGCGAGAAGCGAAGGAGTTAAGGTAATCGGAACATTGGGCATTCTAAAGCTTTTAAAAGAATTAAACTTAGCCAAATTTGAGCCTGAAGACCTTTTTAAAGAGCTAACTCAAGTAGGTTTTAGAATTAAAAAAGAGCTGTTCTTTGAAATTTTCAAAGATTGA
- a CDS encoding type IV toxin-antitoxin system AbiEi family antitoxin domain-containing protein gives MRILRGLYYVKTLEEFKLKRSIDTLRLISLGMDKVGIDWYFGLYTALRLNGVTHEYFPTIFVLSDVIYRPRPININGENVKFIKLKKSLFGFGVIEKRE, from the coding sequence GTGAGGATTTTAAGAGGTCTCTACTATGTCAAAACTCTCGAAGAGTTCAAGCTCAAAAGGAGCATTGATACACTCAGGTTAATTTCTCTCGGCATGGATAAGGTGGGAATAGACTGGTATTTTGGTTTGTACACTGCCTTGAGGCTTAATGGAGTTACTCATGAATATTTCCCAACAATTTTCGTTTTGAGTGATGTTATCTACAGACCAAGGCCAATAAACATTAATGGAGAAAATGTCAAATTCATTAAGCTCAAAAAGAGCCTTTTTGGATTTGGGGTAATTGAAAAAAGGGAATAA
- a CDS encoding bifunctional ADP-dependent NAD(P)H-hydrate dehydratase/NAD(P)H-hydrate epimerase, with protein sequence MRIEDVYIWDINAKWLGVSPFQLMENAGAGVAKIIEEKFGKGLKIAVFSGTGNNGGDGFVTARHLSFDNDVTLFMIGDETKIRSDEAKHNWEILKKLDFVKIKVLKDSSYIKSLDLSGFDVIVDALLGAGTKGEPREPIRSAIEKINEYAGKAKIVSVDLPSGYPSNVRVKCDFAVTFQWDKEEYEGFERVIAKIGYPKELYHLVGPGDAKFALKKKGEHKGQNGKLLVIGGSEDYFGAPYLAAKAASYLVDLVYLAMPEYSARRINDPNLILRPFDGKNFRKEDVEDILTLAEGVDAVVIGPGIGTKPETKEFILEFLRWCEKPVVIDADALKAVAEDLDVLKGKKFVLTPHAGEFRILFGEKPEGSLEEKAKLVMEKANAVGGTILLKGVYDITSDGKIWKYNKTGNRGMTTGGTGDVLAGIVGALLALGNEPLRAASVGAFLNGIAGNMVKDEMGENFTALDVAKKVPFVIKRVLEF encoded by the coding sequence ATGCGCATTGAGGACGTTTACATCTGGGACATAAATGCCAAGTGGCTTGGTGTATCTCCATTTCAGCTCATGGAGAATGCTGGTGCTGGCGTTGCAAAGATTATAGAAGAGAAGTTTGGTAAGGGCTTAAAAATAGCAGTCTTTTCTGGAACGGGCAACAACGGCGGTGATGGGTTCGTAACAGCGAGACACCTCAGCTTCGACAACGACGTTACCCTCTTCATGATTGGCGATGAAACAAAAATTAGAAGCGATGAGGCAAAGCACAACTGGGAGATTCTCAAAAAGCTCGACTTTGTGAAGATCAAAGTTCTCAAAGACTCTTCTTACATCAAGTCCCTCGACCTTTCTGGCTTTGATGTTATAGTGGATGCCCTCCTTGGAGCGGGGACGAAAGGAGAACCGAGGGAGCCGATACGCTCAGCAATCGAGAAAATAAACGAGTATGCAGGAAAGGCGAAGATAGTGAGCGTTGATTTACCAAGTGGCTATCCGAGTAACGTTCGCGTTAAGTGTGATTTTGCCGTCACCTTCCAGTGGGACAAGGAGGAATACGAAGGCTTTGAGCGCGTCATAGCAAAGATAGGCTACCCAAAGGAGCTTTACCATTTAGTGGGCCCGGGAGATGCAAAGTTTGCCTTGAAGAAGAAGGGCGAGCACAAGGGGCAGAACGGGAAGCTCCTCGTGATCGGCGGAAGCGAGGACTACTTCGGTGCGCCGTATCTTGCGGCAAAAGCCGCTTCCTACCTCGTTGATCTGGTCTATCTAGCGATGCCTGAATACTCCGCCAGAAGAATAAACGACCCCAACCTAATCCTGCGCCCCTTTGATGGCAAAAACTTCAGGAAGGAAGACGTTGAGGATATTTTGACTCTTGCTGAGGGCGTTGATGCCGTTGTTATCGGCCCCGGAATTGGAACTAAGCCGGAGACGAAGGAGTTCATCCTTGAGTTCCTCCGCTGGTGCGAGAAGCCTGTGGTCATAGATGCAGACGCTCTAAAGGCTGTCGCCGAGGATTTGGACGTCCTTAAGGGTAAAAAATTCGTCTTGACACCTCACGCTGGTGAATTCAGGATACTGTTTGGAGAAAAGCCCGAAGGGAGCCTTGAAGAGAAAGCAAAGCTTGTAATGGAAAAAGCCAATGCAGTGGGTGGCACTATCTTGCTCAAAGGGGTTTACGATATAACAAGCGATGGCAAAATCTGGAAGTACAATAAAACTGGAAACAGAGGCATGACGACTGGAGGAACTGGAGATGTGCTCGCTGGAATAGTTGGGGCTTTGCTCGCACTGGGCAACGAGCCTTTAAGAGCGGCAAGTGTTGGTGCTTTTCTCAACGGCATAGCTGGGAATATGGTAAAAGATGAAATGGGAGAGAACTTCACCGCTTTGGACGTGGCTAAAAAAGTTCCATTTGTTATCAAGCGGGTTCTTGAATTCTAA
- a CDS encoding winged helix-turn-helix domain-containing protein — protein sequence MKEVLIVTDPEKIKLLGDRTRLEIVNLLRERPMSVSELSVTLKKSPSTIYRHINLLEKAGFVEEVGRDGNETLYRRSARVFLIAPYQEGDITTPIMKAIHRREAEMLYNLFKNAGFDIEDKKTFIKIVERFLRTLDMFSSKFAKRIEGFDLNPIEFIHLMNLLVLINSPELQEEAKELRKLLKLED from the coding sequence ATGAAAGAGGTACTGATTGTTACTGATCCCGAGAAAATTAAGCTATTAGGAGATAGAACAAGGCTTGAGATAGTTAACCTTCTCAGAGAACGCCCAATGTCTGTTTCCGAACTTAGTGTTACATTAAAAAAGAGTCCCTCAACGATATATCGACACATAAACCTCCTTGAGAAAGCTGGATTTGTGGAAGAAGTTGGGAGAGATGGAAACGAAACCCTCTATCGAAGGAGTGCACGGGTATTTTTGATTGCACCTTATCAAGAAGGAGACATAACAACACCAATAATGAAGGCCATCCATCGCCGGGAGGCAGAAATGCTCTATAATCTATTCAAAAATGCCGGATTTGATATTGAAGATAAAAAGACTTTCATAAAAATTGTCGAGAGATTTCTGAGAACACTGGATATGTTTTCAAGCAAATTTGCTAAGCGTATCGAGGGCTTTGACTTAAACCCAATAGAGTTCATCCATCTCATGAACCTTCTAGTATTGATAAATTCCCCCGAGCTTCAAGAGGAAGCAAAAGAATTAAGAAAACTCCTAAAACTGGAGGATTAG
- a CDS encoding DUF211 domain-containing protein has translation MAKGIRLLVLDVLKPHQPMVTELALGLSELNGVDGVNITLVEIDKETENVKITIVGDNLDYEEIVRTIEEFGGVVHSIDMVAAGKKIIEESETPQDRLEEF, from the coding sequence ATGGCAAAAGGGATTAGACTTCTCGTGTTGGATGTGCTTAAACCTCACCAGCCTATGGTTACTGAGCTGGCTTTGGGATTGAGTGAGCTGAATGGAGTGGATGGTGTTAACATTACCCTCGTGGAGATAGATAAAGAAACGGAAAACGTAAAGATAACCATCGTCGGAGATAATTTAGATTATGAAGAGATTGTAAGAACTATAGAAGAGTTTGGCGGGGTCGTGCACAGCATTGATATGGTTGCTGCGGGGAAGAAAATTATTGAGGAAAGCGAGACCCCTCAAGATAGGCTAGAAGAATTTTGA
- a CDS encoding winged helix-turn-helix domain-containing protein, which translates to MKKKVKLITDPEVIKLMLEDTRRQILRLLRNREMTISQLSEILGKTPQTIYHHIEKLKEAGLVEVKRTEMKGNLVEKYYGRTADVFYINLYLGDEELRYLARSRLKTKLDVFKALGYEFDEEELLNIMDRLLEKEHSYTAKISAEIEEKEEALKEFSNEDIIHAIDWLTMAELGRDEEAVELLRKLGEILKKE; encoded by the coding sequence ATGAAAAAGAAGGTTAAACTGATCACGGACCCAGAGGTAATAAAGCTAATGCTGGAAGATACGAGGAGGCAGATATTGAGATTGCTCAGAAACAGGGAGATGACGATTTCACAGCTTAGCGAAATTCTCGGGAAAACACCACAGACAATCTACCACCACATCGAAAAGCTAAAGGAAGCCGGTCTAGTGGAGGTAAAAAGAACCGAAATGAAAGGAAACTTGGTGGAAAAATACTACGGGAGAACTGCGGATGTATTTTACATAAATCTCTATCTCGGAGACGAGGAGCTTAGATATCTGGCCAGATCAAGGTTAAAGACAAAGCTCGATGTCTTCAAAGCCCTTGGGTATGAGTTTGATGAGGAAGAACTGTTAAACATAATGGACAGACTCTTGGAGAAGGAGCATTCGTACACAGCGAAAATTTCTGCAGAAATAGAGGAAAAGGAAGAAGCTCTCAAGGAATTTTCAAATGAGGACATAATCCATGCCATTGATTGGCTTACCATGGCAGAGCTTGGAAGGGATGAGGAGGCAGTGGAGCTCTTGAGAAAGCTTGGAGAAATACTTAAAAAGGAGTAA
- a CDS encoding acetate--CoA ligase family protein: protein MNLDFLFYPKSVAVIGASNKEGKIGNAIMKNLINFGFKGKIYPVXVKETEVMGLKAYKSVLEIPEEVDVAVIAIPGRFVPQVLEECGQKGVKGAVVISAGFKEAGNVELEEKLVEVARKWGIRVVGPNCLGITNIENGFDCTFNPPERQARPGFGGIAFMSQSGAFGAAILDWAARHEVGMSKFISLGNMADLDESDFMEYLKDDDATKVITAYLEGVKDGRKFLKAARDATKKKPVVILKSGRTEAGAKAAASHTGSLAGSYAIYKAAFEQTGVLEARSMRQLFNYAKALAMQKPAKGDRIAIVTNGGGAGVMMSDGVLEAGLKMAELSEETKEKFARAIEEGKLPEHMSYKNPIDIIGDAPSSRYEIAMRYALEDENVDVLVVIALFQSPALDEGIVEKVGEMQKYGKPIVFIAPGGEFPEKMARRIEKTGVPVFETVEDGVDAVYALVKYGQYLWEIM, encoded by the coding sequence ATGAATTTGGACTTCCTGTTCTATCCAAAAAGTGTCGCTGTCATTGGAGCATCGAACAAAGAGGGAAAAATTGGGAACGCTATAATGAAAAACCTCATAAACTTTGGTTTTAAGGGTAAGATTTATCCAGTNAANGTTAAAGAAACCGAAGTCATGGGGCTTAAAGCGTATAAGAGCGTTTTGGAGATACCCGAAGAAGTTGATGTGGCTGTTATAGCGATTCCTGGAAGGTTTGTGCCTCAAGTGCTTGAGGAATGTGGTCAAAAAGGAGTAAAAGGAGCCGTTGTTATTTCTGCAGGCTTTAAAGAAGCCGGAAATGTAGAACTTGAGGAGAAGCTCGTTGAAGTGGCAAGAAAATGGGGCATAAGAGTGGTTGGGCCAAACTGTCTAGGAATTACAAACATTGAAAACGGCTTTGATTGTACTTTTAATCCTCCGGAACGGCAGGCTAGACCAGGATTTGGTGGAATAGCGTTCATGAGCCAGAGTGGTGCCTTTGGAGCCGCTATTCTCGACTGGGCTGCGAGGCATGAGGTGGGAATGAGCAAGTTCATAAGCCTAGGAAATATGGCCGACCTTGATGAGAGCGACTTCATGGAGTATTTGAAGGATGATGATGCCACTAAGGTCATCACGGCGTATCTTGAGGGGGTTAAAGATGGCCGGAAGTTCCTAAAAGCTGCTAGGGATGCAACAAAAAAGAAGCCCGTTGTGATTCTTAAGAGCGGAAGAACGGAAGCCGGAGCCAAAGCCGCGGCATCCCATACCGGGAGCTTGGCGGGAAGCTATGCCATTTATAAAGCCGCTTTCGAGCAGACTGGCGTTTTAGAAGCGAGGAGCATGAGGCAACTGTTTAACTACGCAAAGGCACTGGCAATGCAGAAGCCTGCAAAAGGGGATAGGATTGCAATAGTTACAAACGGTGGCGGAGCTGGGGTAATGATGAGCGATGGAGTTCTTGAGGCAGGATTAAAAATGGCCGAGCTTAGCGAAGAGACCAAAGAAAAATTCGCCAGGGCAATAGAGGAAGGGAAACTCCCGGAGCATATGAGCTACAAGAATCCCATTGACATAATTGGGGATGCCCCCTCTAGCAGGTATGAAATTGCCATGCGCTATGCTTTGGAGGATGAGAACGTTGATGTTCTCGTTGTAATAGCACTCTTCCAGAGCCCGGCTTTGGATGAAGGCATCGTGGAAAAAGTTGGTGAAATGCAGAAGTATGGAAAGCCAATAGTCTTTATTGCCCCCGGTGGTGAGTTCCCTGAGAAGATGGCAAGAAGAATAGAAAAAACGGGAGTGCCGGTTTTTGAAACCGTTGAGGATGGTGTTGACGCAGTATATGCCTTGGTTAAATATGGGCAGTATCTCTGGGAGATTATGTAA